In a genomic window of Leishmania donovani BPK282A1 complete genome, chromosome 32:
- a CDS encoding cytochrome-b5 reductase, putative, with amino-acid sequence MVKLLTFGAAAALGAAFHTHTSSQRMAAECAAKKEVFTTKFKPFVLGEVLNLAEDVAIFRFLLNDPSDVFDLVPCSTLQAHFKEGANMVDQPMRFYTPITPNGTKGYFDLLVKKQRPGRFTEHLFSMDVGESLLFRAIQYKLTYKKNRWTDVGMICGGTGLCPILQFMNASLDTEGDSTKLRMLFANRSENKILLKGLLDEKAREHKDRLQIFYTVDSFDDPNMIANPVYKKGTPLTVDVASQPSTSPDGRKYFHGFKGYIDVPMLQATMPRPSPSTLLLVCGPDPMMVKVVGAAPMVLRAMSGGLAYQPSGAVLNNAADVSGFLGTLGYQKEMVYRF; translated from the coding sequence ATGGTCAAGCTCCTGACTTttggcgccgcagctgccctcGGCGCTGCTTTTCACACCCACACGTCCTCCCAGCGCATGGCGGCCGAGTGCGCTGCGAAGAAGGAGGTCTTCACGACCAAGTTCAAGCCCTTTGTACTGGGCGAGGTGCTCAACCTGGCTGAGGATGTCGCTATCTTCCGCTTTCTGCTGAACGACCCGAGCGACGTGTTCGACCTCGTGCCGTGCAGCACGCTGCAGGCACACTTCAAGGAGGGCGCGAACATGGTGGATCAGCCGATGCGCTTCTACACCCCCATCACGCCGAACGGAACGAAGGGCTACTTTGACCTTCTCGTCAAGAAGCAGCGGCCAGGCCGCTTCACCGAGCACCTCTTCTCCATGGACGTGGGTGAGTCGCTGCTGTTCCGTGCCATTCAGTACAAGCTAACGTACAAGAAGAATCGCTGGACCGATGTGGGCATGatctgcggcggcacaggcCTGTGCCCCATTCTGCAGTTCATGAACGCCTCTCTGGACACGGAGGGCGATTCGACGAAGCTTCGCATGCTCTTCGCCAACCGCTCAGAGAACAAGATCCTGCTCAAGGGCCTGCTTGATGAGAAGGCCCGCGAGCACAAGGATCGACTGCAGATCTTCTACACGGTGGACAGCTTTGACGATCCGAACATGATCGCGAATCCAGTGTACAAGAAAGGCACTCCCTTGACGGTGGACGTCGCTAGCCAGCCGAGCACGAGCCCCGATGGCAGAAAGTACTTCCACGGCTTCAAGGGCTACATTGACGTGCCGATGTTGCAGGCGACGATGCCgaggccgtcgccgtcgacgctgctTCTCGTCTGCGGGCCAGACCCGATGATGGTGAAGGTggtcggcgcagcaccgaTGGTGCTGCGTGCCATGTCCGGTGGCCTCGCGTACCAGCCCTCAGGTGCGGTGCTGAACAACGCCGCGGATGTCTCCGGCTTCCTCGGCACCCTGGGCTACCAGAAGGAGATGGTCTACCGCTTCTGA